The region ATCGGACTGAAAAATTTGTTTTCCTTGTAAAGTTGGATAAAAATAAATTAATGCAATTGCAATAAAACCAATTAATGCATACAAATGCGGGGCAAACTTATTTAAGTTCTTCATTTCTTTGTTTTGGATTAAATAATGTACAAAAATAAAAAAACTCCGATAATACGGAGCAATTTATTCCACTTCTTCAAAATCAATGTACTCACCTACCTGTTTTGTCGGTTTTGGAGTAGCCTTTTTTGATTCAGTTTGCGTTTGATTTTGATTATGTGTGTGATAATTTTGTTGTTGCTGATCAAATTGTTTCTTAATATGTTCTTCTGCTTTTTTTGCCATTTGTTGCACCAAATAAGGCGCTAATAATCGCATTAAAAATTTAAACAAGTAATAGAACAAAAGAATATAAAATAACGTTTTGATTAATCCTTGTAAACTTGCCGTATCCATTCTACTATTTTTTTCAAAAATAAGAATAAATATTTCACAACATACTTAAAATAATTATAAAATATTTTACATTTGAAAACTATAACCATTTAGCAAAATTTCTGAAGATATGATGCAATTAAAAAGAATACTACTAACTGCAACACTTTTTAGTGCATTTGTAGGAAAAGCACAGTTTACGGATGAAGTAAACTCCAATAGACCTGGTAAATCAATGATGGCATTTGCTGTTGGAAAAAAAATAATTCAAGCTGAAACTGGAGTAAATTACGTTTCAGAAAAACATAATCTTTTAAATTATCAAGCAAAAGGATTTAATGGAGAATTAGCTTTACGTTATGGCGTTTGGAAAGAAGAACTTGAAGTTATTGGTGAAATTCAATATCAAAAAGACAATTTCACTGCTTATAATATAGAAACAAACAGAAGTGCAATAAAAAATGCAGTTATTGGTGTAAAATATTTATTTTATGATCCATTTAAAAATTATGAAGAAAAACCAAATTTATACAGTTGGAAAGCAAATCACAGATTTAAATGGCGTCAATTTATACCAGCTCTTGCGGGCTATGCAGGAGCTAGTTTCAATTTAGACAAGAATAATTATTTTAGTTATGGACCTGAACTAGAATCAACTGTAAGTCCAAGAGCCATGATTATAGCACAAAATCACTTTGGAACCAGATGGGTATTAGTTACCAATTTAGCATATAATAAAATTGGAACAGATTATGCAAGTATCGATTATGTATTAACACTAACTAGAGGTATTAATCAAAATTGGTCTGCATTTATAGAAAATCAAGGCTATAATGGTAAGTATTACAGCGACGGTATTTTCCGATTAGGCGCTGCTTATTTATTCAAAAAAGACATGCAAATTGATGCTTCTTTTGGAACAAATATTAAGTCAACACCAGGAATATTTTACGGAGGAATTGGTTTAACTTGGCGTTTTATTAAAAACTATCAAGAAGTGAAAATGGCTAAACCAGGAACACAAAGTAAAATGGACAAAAAAATGGACAAAAAAGCCGAAAAAAATAAGAGAAAAGATTCAGTAGAATAAAATGATAGAGGTAAAAGAAATTTTCAGCAAAAAAGAATTAAAAGAATTTATAAATTTTTCATTTGAATTATATAAAGACAATCCTTATTGGGTTCCACCTTTGATTAATGATGAGCTTGAGACATTTGATAAATCTAAAAACCCAGCATTTAAGTCGGCAGATGCTCATTTTTATTTAGCTTATAAAGATGGAAAAATTGTAGGCAAAACTGTAGCCATTATTAATTGGGATGAAGTTAATCAATTAGGCAAAAAGAAAGTACGTTTTGGATGGTTCGATGTCATTGATGATGTTGAAGTTACAAAAGCATTATTGTCCAAAGTTGAAGCATTTGGTCGTGAACATAAAATGGAAAACATGGAAGGTCCCTTAGGCTTTTCAAATTTAGACAAAGTTGGTGTTTTAACTGAAGGATTTGACCAACAAGGTTTAATGATTACATGGTACAATCATCCTTATTATAAAGATCATTTTGAACAATTAGGTTTTGTTGAAGAAAAAAAATATATTGAAAGTAAATTTCCTTTCAAAAACGTAGACATTGCTCCTTTTGAAAAAATTGCAAATGTTTTAAAACAAAGATATGAGTTGAAACCTATAAACTTTACCAACTCAAAAGACATTATGCCTTATGTTGATAAAATGTTTGAGTTGTTTAATTCTACTTATTCAAAATTACAATCATTTGTTGCAGTTAACGCAACACAAATTGAATATTTTAAAAAGAAATATATTGGATTAATTAATCCAGAGTATATAAAATTTATTGAAGACAAGAATGGCAATTTAGTTTCTTTCAGCATAGTTATGCCTGATTTTTCAGAAGCATTAATTAAAGCAAGAGGTAAATTATTTCCATTTGGGTTTTACCATTTATTAAAAGCAAG is a window of Flavobacterium indicum GPTSA100-9 = DSM 17447 DNA encoding:
- a CDS encoding GNAT family N-acetyltransferase; this encodes MIEVKEIFSKKELKEFINFSFELYKDNPYWVPPLINDELETFDKSKNPAFKSADAHFYLAYKDGKIVGKTVAIINWDEVNQLGKKKVRFGWFDVIDDVEVTKALLSKVEAFGREHKMENMEGPLGFSNLDKVGVLTEGFDQQGLMITWYNHPYYKDHFEQLGFVEEKKYIESKFPFKNVDIAPFEKIANVLKQRYELKPINFTNSKDIMPYVDKMFELFNSTYSKLQSFVAVNATQIEYFKKKYIGLINPEYIKFIEDKNGNLVSFSIVMPDFSEALIKARGKLFPFGFYHLLKARKNNKTAVFYLIGVLPEYQSKGITAIVFDEYAKTFKKNGIETCIRTPELEENHAIHNLWKHFNPTIHKKRSTYIKQL
- a CDS encoding DUF4834 family protein; amino-acid sequence: MDTASLQGLIKTLFYILLFYYLFKFLMRLLAPYLVQQMAKKAEEHIKKQFDQQQQNYHTHNQNQTQTESKKATPKPTKQVGEYIDFEEVE
- a CDS encoding transporter; the protein is MMQLKRILLTATLFSAFVGKAQFTDEVNSNRPGKSMMAFAVGKKIIQAETGVNYVSEKHNLLNYQAKGFNGELALRYGVWKEELEVIGEIQYQKDNFTAYNIETNRSAIKNAVIGVKYLFYDPFKNYEEKPNLYSWKANHRFKWRQFIPALAGYAGASFNLDKNNYFSYGPELESTVSPRAMIIAQNHFGTRWVLVTNLAYNKIGTDYASIDYVLTLTRGINQNWSAFIENQGYNGKYYSDGIFRLGAAYLFKKDMQIDASFGTNIKSTPGIFYGGIGLTWRFIKNYQEVKMAKPGTQSKMDKKMDKKAEKNKRKDSVE